One Brassica napus cultivar Da-Ae chromosome A1, Da-Ae, whole genome shotgun sequence genomic region harbors:
- the LOC106356256 gene encoding ethylene-responsive transcription factor ERF109-like: protein MHYPNNRPELSSGAPSPDRDLTRYPYHNQEQELSVIVSALQHVISGENETAPYQGFSSTVISAGMARSDSDACQVCRIDGCLGCNYFYAPNQRIENRHQQVEVEEEEGVTSRRESHVAAAEGGGKVRKRKNKKNGYRGVRQRPWGKFAAEIRDPKRATRVWLGTFETAEDAARAYDRAAIGFRGPRAKLNFPFADYTSSADDVGTSASANASTSVSATESAEAEQWRGGDCDMDEYLKMMMMDFGNGDSSDSGNTIADMFQ from the coding sequence ATGCATTATCCTAACAACAGACCCGAATTATCATCCGGAGCTCCATCTCCGGATCGTGATTTGACCCGGTATCCGTATCATAATCAGGAGCAAGAACTATCCGTCATAGTCTCGGCCTTGCAGCACGTGATCTCAGGGGAAAACGAAACGGCGCCGTATCAGGGCTTCTCCAGCACAGTGATAAGCGCGGGAATGGCTCGTTCGGATTCCGACGCTTGCCAGGTGTGCAGGATCGACGGCTGTCTCGGCTGTAACTACTTTTACGCGCCAAATCAGAGAATCGAAAACAGACACCAACAAGTagaggttgaagaagaagaaggggttACTAGTAGAAGAGAGAGCCACGTGGCGGCGGCGGAAGGAGGAGGGAAagtgaggaagaggaagaacaagaagaacgGGTACAGAGGAGTGAGGCAGAGGCCTTGGGGGAAATTCGCAGCTGAGATCAGAGATCCCAAGAGAGCGACACGTGTCTGGCTCGGCACTTTCGAGACCGCCGAGGACGCTGCCAGGGCCTATGATCGGGCCGCTATTGGGTTCCGTGGGCCGAGGGCGAAACTCAACTTCCCGTTTGCGGATTACACTTCGTCTGCTGATGACGTGGGAACGAGTGCGAGTGCGAATGCAAGTACGAGCGTAAGTGCAACGGAATCTGCTGAAGCAGAACAATGGCGTGGAGGAGATTGTGATATGGATGAatatttgaagatgatgatgatggattTTGGGAATGGTGATTCTTCGGATTCAGGAAACACTATTGCTGATATGTTCCagtga